A genomic segment from Deltaproteobacteria bacterium encodes:
- a CDS encoding AtpZ/AtpI family protein, producing the protein MAKHNPSKDGHQDARQDLCKKVGAKEARKIRARHEKYGSVWFGLGMFGLVGWSVAIPTLAGIALGVWIDLKWPSRYSWTLMLLVIGIILGCLNAWFWVMRERKMIQEEKEEPERG; encoded by the coding sequence ATGGCCAAGCATAACCCTTCGAAAGATGGACATCAAGACGCCCGGCAGGATCTCTGCAAAAAGGTGGGGGCCAAGGAAGCCCGCAAGATCAGGGCGCGTCACGAAAAATATGGGAGTGTCTGGTTCGGACTCGGCATGTTTGGCCTTGTTGGGTGGTCGGTAGCGATTCCCACATTAGCCGGCATCGCATTGGGTGTCTGGATAGATCTGAAATGGCCAAGCCGCTATTCCTGGACCCTCATGCTGCTTGTCATCGGTATCATTCTTGGTTGCCTGAATGCCTGGTTCTGGGTTATGCGTGAGCGAAAGATGATTCAAGAAGAAAAAGAGGAGCCGGAGCGTGGCTAA
- a CDS encoding F0F1 ATP synthase subunit A: MRISPDAIVFFQWGPVTLNATIVFTWFVMALMVLGSWLVTRKLSPETRLSRWQNLLEVLVTGIRDEIREISGQAPGQYLPFVGTLFLFIAVSNLLSIVPGYEPPTGSLSTTAALAACVFVAVPLYGISQKGFSYFAQYIKPSVFMLPFNIMGELSRTLALAVRLFGNVMSGTMIVAILLAVTPLVFPIVMQALGLLTGLIQAYIFAILAMVYIAAATRAQRQEKPANQQVKKGAWTNG, from the coding sequence ATGCGTATAAGTCCTGATGCCATAGTTTTTTTTCAGTGGGGACCCGTTACCCTGAATGCAACTATCGTGTTTACGTGGTTCGTGATGGCGCTGATGGTTCTTGGCTCATGGCTGGTAACTCGAAAGCTCTCGCCAGAAACCCGGCTGTCTAGATGGCAAAACCTGCTTGAGGTCCTGGTGACGGGCATAAGAGACGAAATCCGCGAGATAAGTGGCCAGGCTCCGGGCCAATACCTGCCTTTTGTTGGTACGCTCTTCTTATTTATTGCGGTCTCCAACCTTCTGAGCATCGTTCCCGGCTATGAGCCGCCCACCGGCTCTCTTTCAACCACAGCAGCCCTTGCTGCGTGTGTGTTTGTGGCCGTTCCCCTGTATGGCATTTCACAAAAGGGTTTTTCCTACTTCGCACAATACATCAAACCTTCGGTCTTCATGTTGCCTTTCAATATCATGGGAGAGTTGTCGCGCACCCTCGCACTGGCCGTTCGACTCTTTGGAAACGTCATGAGCGGCACAATGATCGTTGCCATCCTGCTTGCAGTTACACCCCTTGTCTTTCCCATCGTCATGCAGGCTCTGGGACTCTTAACCGGATTGATTCAGGCATATATTTTCGCCATCCTGGCTATGGTCTACATCGCTGCCGCAACTCGCGCACAACGACAGGAAAAACCAGCCAACCAGCAAGTCAAGAAAGGAGCTTGGACAAATGGATAA
- a CDS encoding ATP synthase subunit I, which translates to MAKLLPLILALAAGVVLGTFYFGGLWLTVRRLPTAQRPALLSLLSFFVRLGVVLFGFYLVMDGHWQRLLACLLGFLGVRFILVRRWGPEGMKSSE; encoded by the coding sequence GTGGCTAAGCTTTTGCCCCTCATACTGGCTCTTGCTGCAGGCGTTGTACTTGGGACATTTTACTTCGGTGGCCTCTGGTTAACGGTCCGTCGTCTCCCCACGGCGCAACGCCCTGCCCTCTTGAGTCTGTTGAGTTTCTTTGTGCGTTTGGGGGTAGTTCTGTTCGGCTTTTACTTAGTTATGGATGGTCACTGGCAACGACTCTTGGCTTGCCTACTGGGTTTTCTGGGAGTGCGGTTCATCCTCGTGCGTCGCTGGGGACCTGAGGGAATGAAAAGCTCAGAGTGA